A single Pirellulales bacterium DNA region contains:
- a CDS encoding transposase, producing the protein MLVRETEHLLTRQAGRPSHIPKAFYHRHRNQAKSWRCERWSVAKVDWHAVEPCLRVGFIVTNRPQYPTNVPEVDNRRRTAQQWLNDGKNAAKGTKLSRPTFEDNPARLQRFAPAYRPANFQRRLALPGNLQHQSLTTLREKLVQFVARMTRHPKYVTYQRAEMTVPRR; encoded by the coding sequence ATGCTGGTGCGTGAAACCGAGCACCTGCTCACCCGTCAAGCGGGGCGCCCCTCGCACATTCCGAAGGCCTTCTACCACAGGCATCGTAATCAGGCAAAGTCGTGGCGGTGCGAAAGGTGGTCAGTCGCCAAGGTTGATTGGCACGCGGTCGAGCCGTGCCTGCGCGTAGGGTTCATCGTGACCAACCGCCCCCAGTACCCGACGAATGTCCCCGAGGTCGACAACCGTCGCCGAACCGCCCAGCAGTGGCTCAACGATGGCAAGAACGCGGCCAAGGGGACCAAGCTCTCCCGCCCTACGTTCGAAGACAACCCGGCTCGGCTGCAGCGCTTCGCTCCGGCTTACCGCCCGGCGAACTTCCAGCGGCGGCTGGCGCTACCCGGCAATCTCCAGCACCAGTCGCTGACGACCCTGCGGGAAAAACTCGTACAGTTCGTAGCCAGAATGACCCGGCACCCGAAGTATGTCACGTATCAACGGGCCGAGATGACGGTACCTCGAAGATAG